A window of Amphiprion ocellaris isolate individual 3 ecotype Okinawa chromosome 12, ASM2253959v1, whole genome shotgun sequence contains these coding sequences:
- the ostm1 gene encoding osteopetrosis-associated transmembrane protein 1, producing MSLYKNCLFLLFLLIDINAFVSGDVNFTASEATNQLKPTLSSSAAGVVNSAVFKPFVDSVFSLSLLSSFPEDLEISDYCVELLNVFGQRYVDYVKCLVPAARPVRVCQNCFSTYGKLVDTYQNISSDQMGPGNVSCRDSLLRSDRLMLVYQLYSNLEDLWLKSDCDHCVTEKFQSLTNATLYFMTTLNQTITCFDKYKEGNHTELCKNCKNTYRGLNELYGKMEKNHTLCIDIEDAMNMTRKLWSKNFNCSFPREETVAVIAVSSFMLFLPIIFYLSSFLHSEQKKRKLIHPKRAKSYNSLMNIQDKLS from the exons ATGTCGCTGTacaaaaactgtttgtttttgctatttttactgATCGATATTAACGCTTTCGTGTCTGGCGACGTAAACTTCACCGCTTCAGAAGCAACGAACCAACTGAAGCCGACGCTGAGCTcttctgctgctggtgttgttaactctgctgtgtttaaGCCCTTTGTGGACTCTGTGTTCTCCCTCAGTCTGTTGTCTTCCTTCCCAGAAGACCTGGAGATCAGTGACTACTGCGTCGAGCTGCTCAACGTATTCGGCCAGCGCTATGTGGACTATGTGAAGTGTCTGGTTCCCGCTGCTCGACCTGTCAGGGTGTGTCAGAACTGTTTCTCCACTTATGGCAAACTGGTGGACACCTACCAGAACATCTCATCAGACCAG ATGGGTCCTGGTAACGTGAGCTGCAGGGACAGCCTTCTGCGCAGTGATCGCCTGATGCTGGTTTACCAGCTGTACAGCAACCTGGAAGATCTGTGGCTGAAATCTGACTGTGATC ATTGTGTCACTGAAAAGTTCCAGAGCCTAACCAACGCCACGCTGTACTTCATGACTACTCTCAatcaaactatcacctgctttGATAAGTATAAAGAG GGGAACCATACAGAGCTGTGCAAAAACTGTAAGAACACATACAGAGGCCTGAATGAGCTGTACGGTAAAATGGAGAAGAATCACACTCTGTGTATTGACATAGAAGATGCG ATGAATATGACCCGCAAACTGTGGAGTAAGAATTTCAATTGTTCCTTCCCTCGTGAAGAGACGGTGGCTGTCATTGCTGTGTCCAGCTTCATGCTCTTTCTGCCCATCATCTTCTACTTGAGCAGCTTCCTTCACTCTGAACAAAAGAAACGCAAGCTCATACACC